Genomic DNA from Oligoflexus sp.:
AGCCAGGCCTGGAATGCCGACTTCTGGCTGGCAAGGTCCTGGCGGTCGGTGGACACGCGATAGTAGACGCCGAGATGCTTCATGCCCTCTCCCATGGGGTGAAACCGTTCCCTTCATCCTACAAATTTTCAGTTAAAAGTGCGACCATCCAAAGGAAGTCCACGCCATGGAAGGTTTCCACGCAGCCGGCTTTGGGCCGCGGGACGTATTCGACCGAATGCCGCTGCCAAAGATAATCGGCGCGCCGATCGCAGTTGCGGGGCAGACGTTCATTCGGGAATTGCGGCATCTCCAGAAGTTTTTGCAGGAGCATGGCCTGGGTTTTCCAGGTCAAAGCCCCGGCGCTCCTGAGTTCCATGTATTCAAAAAAAAGATTGGGGCGATCGAGGGTCGCCAGCTGATGACCGACCCAGACCCAACGCTGATCCTGGATTTTCGGTGTTCCAAGCGGGCCGAAGGCGGTATCAATCAGTTCGGAGACGCTGCGGAGCGCACTGCGCGGCTGATGATCGGTAAGTTCGAGTTCGATCCATAGCGTCAGAGCATTGAGATGCGCGGTATAGCCAGGCTGGGCCATCCAGGCGTCGACTTCCAGCGTGGAAAAACCAAGGCGCACGTCCTCAGGAATTTCCCGAAGGGGCACACCATACTGCTGACTCATCAGGCGCATGATAGCGCCCATTCCGGGACTCATGCGGCTGACATAAAAAGGGCCGTCATCTATAGACCCGCCGGTATCCTCGACGATGCTCAGAAGTTTTTGCAGCTGCCGAACTTCGGCCGGCGGACTCTGGGTCATGGCCACGAGCAGACCGACTATCATGTCGCGTGAGGTGCTTTTTCTACGGCATTTGGGATGACGAATCCAGCGGCCATTTTGAAAGGCGTTTTCTATACCACGCCAGGCTTGATAGGCTTTATCATGCCAGCCGAGTTTCATCAAAGCGGTGAAACGCAAGGACGAGAAGAGAAGACTGTCGCATTCCCCAGACGGTCGGCCATCGCTGTGGCGGTTGACCACCATGCCCTGTTCCAGAAAGCCTTCTTCAAGCCATTGGTTGTAAAGATAGGCTTTCTCGCGGGCGGCGATGCCGAGCCTCTGCCATTCCCCGCGCCAGTAATCGGGATTCTCGGTGGCGCTGGCGCGCAAGCGGGCAGTCAGCTTTTGAATGGAATGGCGATTCTGCTGCAGGGTCCACACCACCGAGGCCCAGCAGAGGGTCATAAAAACCGATATCAACAGGACCCGACGCATCTGCACCCCGCTTAGGATAACGATTCCGCCCTTCCCTGCCGCTATCGGCTTCTTTATTGTATTTCTCAAGCCCCTTCATTTATTGTATAGTTTTCGATACCTACGAGACGGTTGTCACCAATAGGTCACAGATGAGACCTGGAAAAAAATTTTGCTTTTTATTTGCCGCTCTCGTATTTGATGAAAGTTGTCTTCGAGGAACTTCTCGTTGAGTCCCTCTGCAACCAATGGTTTCGCACTTACATGGAGAACGTAAAGATGAAAAGACAGCTCACCTGCCTCGCCCTCATTCTCGCCCTCGGTAGCAGCGCCTGCGTGACGAAAGATGCCACGACTGACCAGAACGAAGTGTCCGGCGCAACCGTCGGTGCTGTGGCTGGTGCCGTTGCTGGAGCCGTCTTGGGCAACCAGGTGAAGGGCGACAAGAACACTCGTCAGAACGCACGTATCGCAGGCGCCGCTGCGGGTGCAGCCATCGGCGGTGGCATTGGTAACTACATGGACAAGCAGGAAGAGAAACTGCGTCAAAAGCTGCGCGCAAGTGGCGTGAGCGTGACACGCAAGGGTGATCAGATCGTTCTGAACATGCCTGGCAACATCACCTTCGAAACCGCCAAGGCTCAGATCAACCCTGGTTTCGAAAACGTCCTCGACAGCGTTGCTGAAGTCCTGAAAGAGTACAAAGACACAGCGATCGAAGTTTCGGGCCACACCGATAGCCGCGGTAAGATGGAAGCCAACCAGGTTCTGTCCAAGCAGCGCGCGGATGCCGTTGCTCAGTTCCTTCGTCAGAAGGGCGTTGCTCCTGCACGTATTTCGGCAGTCGGCTACGGCCAGAGCCAGCCTATCGCGGACAACGCGACTGAAGAAGGCCGCGCTCAGAACCGCCGCGTGGAAGTTCTCTTGACTCCCAAAGGCAAGTAAGGATCGCGGCTGCATTGTTTCGAATGCAGCCAGGGTTTCGAAAATGGGCCGACCCCTGGGGTCGGTCTTTTTTTATTCGGGAAGAGATTTTTTCAGGTATTCGTAGAGGGCCTGGAAGGTGCGGACGTTGATTTTGCCGGTTTGCCGCGTGTTGTTTCCGCAGAGGGCTACCGGATGCGATTCCGGAACGGACTCGGCGTTTTCCACGATGAGTTCCCAGTCCGTGGCCGCGGTTTCGGAGGGGCATGTGACCTGGGGACCTGAGGCCAGTTCCAGGGAGGCGACATACTTATCGAGTTCCTGAGCCTGCGCCGGGGACAGGGTCAGCTTTTTTTCAATGCGCTCGGGACTGCAGCGGCAGGCGCTGAGCTGGAGTTCGCGGCTTTTACGAATGAAGCGATAGCTGGTTTCGTTGCCGCAACCATTCTCTTCCACGCTATCGGTCGGACAGGTCGATGAGCGGTGGATTTCCAAGGCCTTCGCACCCTGCGCCCAGGCCTGACGCACAGGCACTTCCGGCATCTCCGTATTCACTTCGACATTCGGATTCAAAAGCTGAATGCCGCTCGGATCGTCGGTGCCATAGAGGTTTTCGCTGGAATCATTCGCACCACTCGGGTGCTTGCAGGCAATCAACCCCAGAAGCAAACAGCCAGCTAACAGCTTAGCGCGCGGCATAATTCCCTCATTGGTGTGAAGAATATGCCTATTATACAACCGCTCTCATGAAAGAGCCAGCGGATCGGGGAAGGAAGACGGGCACTTCGAGCACGAGATGACGACGGGCGGTGGCAAGGCGGGAGACGGGCGTTGGCAAGACGGGAGACGGGCGTGGCGGAAGACGACGGGCGTGGCGGAAGACGAAGCCGCGCGAGACGGCTGCGGCGACGGCCTAGAGTGCCAGCTCGTCGAGGTCGGCAAGCGATTCTTCGACTTTCTCGGGTTCGTGAAACGTAGCGATGTGGAACAGAGCGTCGCCTTCATGGACGACCGGCAGCATGGAGGCGCAGATGACGATACCTTCCACGCGGGTGCGGACGGTTTCGATTTCATCACCGTAAGGATCGGAGATGACGCCGATGACTTCGTCCTTGTGAACGTGTTTGCCAATGCGGGCCAGTAGACGGATGATGCCGCTGCGGGTGGCGCGGATCCAGTAGCTGCTCTTGGCAATGAAGGGCTTTTTTTCAGCCGATGTCAGACGCGGTGGACGCTTTTGGGTATCAAGCATTCCGATTTTGTACATGACCGAGATGATGCCATCGAGGGCCATCTTGATCACACGATCGTCAAAGCGAAGAGCCTCGCCACCTTCGAAGAGGAGCATGGGCAGATCGCGCTCCAAAACCGCCTGGCGCAAGGAA
This window encodes:
- a CDS encoding OmpA family protein; its protein translation is MKRQLTCLALILALGSSACVTKDATTDQNEVSGATVGAVAGAVAGAVLGNQVKGDKNTRQNARIAGAAAGAAIGGGIGNYMDKQEEKLRQKLRASGVSVTRKGDQIVLNMPGNITFETAKAQINPGFENVLDSVAEVLKEYKDTAIEVSGHTDSRGKMEANQVLSKQRADAVAQFLRQKGVAPARISAVGYGQSQPIADNATEEGRAQNRRVEVLLTPKGK